A region of Allocoleopsis franciscana PCC 7113 DNA encodes the following proteins:
- a CDS encoding FAD-binding domain-containing protein, protein MNHTKNHDMRREFPSRDELIAYVREQFPNAADGDESVSEIVGGRKAAEVALNQVNPAQYAKSRNFLNGKVTRLSPYIRYGVLSLAEVRDFALKNVQNPNEAEKLIQELAWRDYWQRLYAEKGDAIWKDQEDYKTGYAAGVYQAELPADVEQGTTGMVCIDSFSHELREMGYLHNHARMWLAAYLVHWRHVRWQAGARWFLSHLLDGDPASNNLSWQWVASTFSHKPYFFNRENLEKYTNCAYCQVCPLYGKCDFEGSYEQLEQRLFPQAESIDKRGGSRSFERPKKRRR, encoded by the coding sequence ATGAACCACACCAAAAATCATGATATGCGACGGGAGTTTCCCAGCCGCGACGAGTTAATCGCCTACGTCCGCGAACAGTTCCCCAATGCAGCAGACGGCGATGAGTCAGTCAGTGAAATCGTCGGAGGGCGTAAGGCCGCAGAGGTAGCACTCAATCAAGTCAATCCCGCTCAGTATGCCAAATCCCGCAACTTTCTGAACGGGAAAGTCACCCGCCTTTCCCCCTATATCCGTTATGGGGTTTTGAGTCTCGCTGAAGTCAGGGACTTTGCCCTTAAAAATGTACAAAATCCCAATGAGGCGGAGAAATTAATTCAGGAACTCGCTTGGCGGGATTACTGGCAACGGCTATATGCCGAGAAAGGGGATGCCATTTGGAAAGACCAAGAGGACTACAAAACAGGCTATGCTGCCGGGGTGTATCAGGCAGAGTTACCGGCTGATGTGGAACAGGGCACCACTGGCATGGTTTGCATTGACAGCTTCAGCCATGAGTTACGAGAGATGGGTTACCTACACAATCACGCCCGAATGTGGTTAGCGGCTTACCTGGTGCATTGGCGGCATGTGCGTTGGCAGGCAGGGGCGAGGTGGTTTTTATCACATCTGTTGGATGGTGACCCGGCAAGTAATAATCTCTCTTGGCAGTGGGTGGCGAGTACGTTCAGCCATAAGCCTTATTTCTTCAACCGGGAGAATTTGGAGAAATACACTAATTGCGCTTATTGTCAAGTCTGTCCGCTCTATGGCAAATGTGATTTTGAGGGGAGTTATGAGCAGTTGGAGCAACGACTGTTTCCCCAAGCGGAGTCAATTGACAAGAGGGGTGGGAGTCGGAGTTTTGAGCGCCCGAAAAAGCGCCGCAGGTAG
- a CDS encoding glycosyltransferase family A protein, with amino-acid sequence MKKVTLMIPGQGVVRNISVAVQAAMVEPEHQPFSTDSGYHYTFTVFTPTHNRAHTLSRVYESLKRQTYRDFEWLIVDNGSIDSTPELVEQWQKEAKFPIRYIYQNNKGKHIAYNLAAREAKGELFICLDSDDACVAEALASFKYYWDSIPKAEQEQFFGVECPCQDQNGKLIGSYYPSTPTDTNFCEMRYRLKVKGERWGFQRTDILRKFPFPEVIGQNLYVAEMIVWSRVAKKYKIRCVNECLRIYYVDSGADQLTKSNWVRKNPFGFILMSKSILDTDIDYFHFSPWFFIRNAINYSRYCFYLKIGITKQFINLNSFLGRLLWFVTFPLGYVLWFTGV; translated from the coding sequence ATGAAAAAAGTTACATTAATGATTCCAGGCCAGGGAGTTGTTAGGAATATCAGTGTGGCGGTACAGGCGGCGATGGTAGAGCCAGAGCATCAGCCTTTCAGTACAGACTCAGGCTACCATTACACATTTACAGTTTTTACTCCTACCCACAACCGGGCACATACCTTATCGCGTGTTTACGAAAGTCTTAAAAGACAGACTTATCGGGATTTTGAGTGGCTGATTGTCGATAATGGTTCAATCGACAGCACGCCTGAGTTAGTAGAGCAGTGGCAAAAAGAAGCTAAGTTTCCCATCCGCTATATTTACCAAAACAATAAAGGTAAACATATCGCTTATAACTTGGCAGCAAGAGAAGCTAAAGGCGAACTTTTTATTTGCTTAGATTCTGATGATGCTTGTGTAGCAGAAGCCTTAGCATCTTTCAAATATTATTGGGATAGCATTCCCAAAGCTGAACAGGAGCAGTTTTTTGGTGTAGAGTGTCCGTGTCAAGACCAAAATGGTAAATTGATTGGCAGTTATTATCCTTCTACTCCTACGGATACTAACTTTTGTGAAATGCGTTATCGCCTTAAAGTAAAGGGTGAAAGATGGGGGTTTCAACGGACTGATATACTGCGAAAATTTCCCTTCCCAGAAGTCATTGGACAGAATTTATACGTTGCAGAAATGATTGTTTGGTCTAGGGTTGCCAAAAAATACAAAATCAGATGTGTGAATGAATGTTTACGAATCTACTATGTTGATAGTGGAGCAGATCAGCTAACTAAATCTAATTGGGTACGTAAAAATCCGTTTGGTTTCATTTTAATGTCTAAAAGTATTTTAGACACGGATATCGATTATTTCCACTTTTCTCCCTGGTTTTTTATTCGCAATGCGATTAACTATAGCCGCTACTGTTTTTATTTGAAGATTGGCATTACCAAACAATTTATCAATCTCAACTCTTTCCTAGGCAGACTGCTGTGGTTTGTGACATTCCCCCTAGGATATGTGCTTTGGTTTACTGGAGTTTAG
- a CDS encoding ABC transporter substrate-binding protein → MRLGRWASEKRTWIIQPVILAILAFGLAILLSNCNPSSTNSTSSPPSPANSPAALSAGSLVYGAGGEPVNLEPGNIEDGNSLTVQNQIYNRLIQFKPGTTDLDPALATEWKSAEGGKVWTFKLRSGVKFHDGTDFDAEAVRFNVDRWWNPKSEFGYRNAGKTYIIWKNLFGGFKGSPESLLQDVVVEGKDTIKFVLKQPFAIFPTAIASGYFGIASPTAIKKAQASYGTPASFAVGTGPFIFREWRSGDRIVLAKNPNYWQEGLPKSEQLTIRFISDPAARLVQLRAGTIDLTVDLTPDQLQEVQRDPNVEPIFRPSYNVGYLALNPSYEPLKKPEVRQAIAQALNKQEIVKAFWGELGENTPHFTPPLFKEYQSQKATGYPYNPEQALQTLAKAGYPNGFDLQLWYMPVSRPYFPTPKPIAEAFAAELSAIGIKVNLQTKDWAAYLGDRNKSPGFQAFMLGWTGDYGDPDSFYYPHFGPGATADLGNWKNEQLFKLLDQARATQDKAARIKIYQQIDEILEKEAVRIPIVHSKPLLAKRKIVQGWTPSPLGTEPLGAVSKS, encoded by the coding sequence ATGAGGCTTGGTCGGTGGGCATCCGAAAAACGCACCTGGATCATACAGCCAGTAATTTTGGCCATTCTGGCTTTCGGCTTGGCAATCCTGCTTTCTAACTGTAATCCCTCTTCTACAAACTCAACGAGTAGCCCTCCATCGCCAGCCAATAGCCCAGCCGCACTGTCAGCGGGTTCGCTAGTTTATGGTGCAGGAGGAGAACCGGTGAATCTAGAACCGGGAAATATTGAAGATGGCAACTCTCTAACGGTTCAAAATCAAATCTACAATCGCTTAATTCAATTCAAGCCCGGTACCACCGATTTGGACCCGGCTTTAGCTACGGAGTGGAAGTCGGCGGAAGGCGGCAAAGTCTGGACATTCAAGTTGCGATCGGGGGTAAAGTTTCACGATGGCACCGATTTTGATGCGGAGGCGGTGAGATTCAATGTAGATCGGTGGTGGAATCCCAAAAGCGAGTTTGGCTACCGCAATGCCGGCAAGACTTACATCATTTGGAAAAATTTATTTGGCGGCTTTAAGGGGAGTCCAGAATCACTCTTACAAGATGTCGTAGTCGAGGGGAAGGATACGATTAAGTTTGTACTCAAACAGCCATTTGCTATCTTTCCCACCGCGATCGCATCGGGCTACTTTGGCATCGCTAGCCCAACGGCGATTAAAAAAGCCCAAGCTAGTTATGGCACTCCCGCCTCCTTTGCTGTGGGAACGGGTCCATTTATTTTTAGAGAATGGCGCAGTGGCGATCGCATCGTCCTCGCCAAAAACCCAAATTATTGGCAGGAAGGCTTACCGAAATCCGAGCAATTGACCATCCGCTTCATTAGCGACCCAGCCGCTAGGTTAGTGCAACTCAGAGCCGGAACCATCGATCTGACGGTAGATTTAACTCCCGATCAGCTACAAGAAGTGCAAAGAGACCCGAATGTCGAGCCGATTTTTCGCCCGTCTTATAACGTCGGCTACCTGGCGCTCAATCCTAGCTATGAGCCTCTCAAAAAACCCGAAGTCCGTCAAGCGATCGCTCAAGCCCTGAACAAACAGGAAATTGTCAAAGCATTTTGGGGGGAATTAGGTGAAAATACGCCGCACTTTACGCCTCCCTTATTCAAAGAGTATCAATCCCAGAAAGCCACGGGCTATCCTTACAATCCCGAACAAGCCTTGCAAACCCTCGCCAAAGCGGGTTATCCCAATGGCTTTGATCTTCAACTCTGGTATATGCCTGTCAGCCGCCCTTATTTTCCTACCCCCAAGCCAATTGCTGAAGCCTTCGCTGCTGAATTAAGTGCGATCGGGATTAAAGTTAACCTGCAAACGAAGGACTGGGCGGCTTACCTTGGCGATCGCAACAAATCGCCCGGTTTCCAAGCTTTTATGCTGGGTTGGACAGGGGACTACGGCGATCCAGACAGCTTTTACTACCCTCACTTCGGCCCCGGTGCTACGGCTGATTTAGGAAACTGGAAAAATGAGCAACTGTTCAAACTCTTAGATCAGGCTCGTGCTACTCAAGACAAGGCAGCGCGAATCAAAATTTATCAGCAAATTGATGAAATTCTCGAAAAAGAAGCCGTGCGTATACCCATTGTCCATTCCAAACCCTTGTTAGCCAAGCGTAAGATTGTTCAGGGTTGGACACCCAGCCCTCTTGGGACTGAACCACTAGGAGCAGTTAGCAAGTCCTGA